The Culex quinquefasciatus strain JHB chromosome 2, VPISU_Cqui_1.0_pri_paternal, whole genome shotgun sequence genome contains the following window.
cccgtttcaccttaagggTGCAAAGCAACCAAGAAAgttgttgttttattattaaaaacgttacttaatccaccttaaggggttggtgccttcctcgcattcattaaatgaatacactacacagcctcaaGAAAGTGCATAAATTACacttattttatcaaaatatctgagatccagcctcaaaaaatgtgtattaaaaacactcacgtacttataacttttgattcaatattttgggctcgttggaaaggtcttttgattaaagtgtataaataacccttaaatgcgcataacttttgatggaatcgtcagatcttcaatcttttcaaCGCGTTGAaatggtctttcaaatacctttctaaaaatgtatagcatgacgggtttttttttacaatcttccgaagtttagttaaaatcgttttttagcataacttttgaagtacttttctaaacttcataatattaactagggtctctgggaccccaagacggatcaaatgagaccaaaacgggcCAAAATGgtacagccagtccggagataatcgagtgcatatttttttggtgcacggactcacaccAGACACAcgtacagacatttgttcagaatttgattctgagtcgataggtatacgtgaaggtgggtctacgaggtcgaataaagtagttaatttttcgagtgattttgtagcctttcctcattgaggtgaggaaggcaaaactttaCTTAATCCACGCTTaagtggttggagccttccctCACATTTAGAAGAAGGGCGaattttcagtgttctatcaatttgactcattatttATGCCATCAGATTGCCTATCTAACagcaggtcgcatgatagatccgtacaacgttttcatcaaaatatataagatccggcttccaaaaggtgtataaatagcacttaactgccgctcaaatcaagtccgtcccttatgtaatttcgtcaattttgagttaatgatgcagtttggctcGAAATCATGTGAACcatcagaaaaaccaataaaatttaaaaaaaaataaaatttaaattacgagccatggtttcaactttttgatgaaaaaagtgttttaaaatacattatacacctgcccagttgttttcctttgttctgctgttcgtaaagccattTATTGACCCCTGTTCTTGGGAGGTACGTATTAACCCTTAACCcgtaaaaagagatttttttcaaaaatggcaatttttgagGCAGTTTggtcactgaagcgtttattttcagtatcactggcgtgtaggccagattcttgcgcatcttttgggaTTAGATATTTGGGCCCAGTATGCCTACCGGAACTAACCCCgctaaaaagtcatttttgttacatcctaataactATAATAatgtacagttcagactcgattatcctatGGTtctatgggacttcggataatcgaatcatgaacaaagaaaaaatgtgtttgtattttttttcatgctttGAATATCAAAtgcgagttctgcgaccccactttttcaaatttgaatagttcattgcctattaaattacaaaatgcatttttttgccattccgtcgtgaaactacttagttttcttgtcatttttgaacgacgaaatagcctacttttctgtaccaaaatcaacagaatcgaatagcaacactttacTAAACAAATGCTCTacgttctacttttcagcactgaaatgggtgctgaaaagttgaacttttgagcacttgtttcgaaaagtaacacttttcattttttttaattaaacgatttattgacaaaatacatgaacctTTGACttattcaattcggttttattggtgaataatcaagatacaataagttcttttgaggtacactgaaagaaaagcacatagtaatatcacatgttttacacatgaatctgccccatacgacATAGCATGTGAATTCCATATGTAAAGCACTTGAAAAAATGTAATCGCGCGACACTGTGAATCCATGTACAAAACAcgttaattttacatggaagcTCACATGACCTTGTAATGCTTGGCTCATGAATATGATATGAATTTGTagtaaaaattaaatgtttttttcagtgactttcatatgtttaaataAAGAGTTTAGTTTTCCGTATTTTTTCAaccatatttattaaaaaaaaaaaacagttaaatttaTCACGCacaaatctattttttataaatgcaCACATATACCACTTTCATGCTGCGCCGTATGTTTGAGCAATACCGTGTCCACGCGATCCGTATATCTTGATGGTTTTCCCATGGCGGACTCCGGGAAGCACCGCTTGCAATCATTGGCCGGAGTAAAGCTGTTGTCGCCGACCGCCGAATCATAGCGAATGTTCCGGTGAACTTTCGGATCATTAGGTCGGATGAGCGGATTCTGAAGCAGACCTTGAGCTGGCATTTGATTCCTGTAAAAAAATGGACGAAATAtgatcttttttaaaattttatgaaactttactGGTCCGTTTTTGTTTATACTTACTGCTCCGTTTATTTTGCACTTCTCAgagctttttttaaacaaatattcaaaaaacgcAGACTTTTTTAGGCCGACAAGTAAAAACAACCATCTTCGTCCGTGGCCATCATACTTCTGGAAAAAATTTCGCCACATAAGTAAACATTTGGAACTAACGTGATTTTCACGTTGAAACCAATGGATAAGTCTAATGGGGCAAATCTAAGTGCTTTTATTATGAAACTCACGTGAAATCCACTCGAAACAAACGTGAAGGGTTTTTCGCAATCAATCAGCTGGCTTCAAATGATTTTCACATCCAATTGACATTTAAAACACGCGCAGGTCAAAGGAAAAGCATGTGAATTTATTGTGTTGGATTTTGGAGCAACTCACGTGAAAAAGcatttgattttgctatgttggtttctttcagtgtacataacagagttttagagttccttacagctgtgtgttacttcataatccattttggaacagttattgtttgtaaataaaggtgtcaccaagggtaggaaaaaaaataaaaaaaacttactaaaattgcaagggaaaggggatagaaatagagagagcttaaaactagatcacagttttttatcctttctAGATGTGCtcgatcatcagctccccaagggccaggaattgctccgccttgtaacggcaggtccgaaaccgcgtcatcatctcccctgcgagagcCATTTGACTTATAACttcactcaaagggtgttttttgggatggccaaaaatttgtatggaactcgctgcaaagcttgattttttcagcactcgtcgtatttatctatcctcgttggataaatgtacgactcgtgttgaaaaaatcatttttttgcaacttgtagcataaactactattataacATTTCATCACCGTCATTTTGGCGCCAACTTGGATTCTAAAAACTGAATCACATTAGCGTATTTTAGGAGCCATCCTTAAGCTTGGCAATCAAAACTataacaacaaatattttttttttttcgtgattcgactatccgaaaaaaaaaatcccaaggccttcggataacagagtctggactgcatctgcagttttttttaaagttccaattaacttttttttagttttttgctttttgagtcattattaggctggtacaaatatttttaaaagtttttgtcccccccccccttcaaaattggcccgaaaaatcagggggcaaacaaaatatttttacaataaacttcaaaatttcaatgaaaattcaagtgcaaccagctgaattcaaattaaaatacattctcctgcgtttaaaatcatttttaacatgtttgggtttattaaaaaatcttaagattttttgaaaattttcgatgcaaaatattttttctcgataaaatgtgaagactatggcttgctatttaaatttttatattttttatatttttatatttttttgccccccgcttgacctcggccagggccgagggacaaaaacttttttaaatatttgcatcggccttaagtGTTTTGGGTTATTAGGTCAACCCTTTCAggcaaaaatctaaatttccaaaactagcctataattttcccATGGTCGAATGAACAAAACAATatagaatttaaaataatctGGCCATGGTATTTCTgtttttaaaatcgattttttaaataaatcaaaacgtGAATAACAACTATTTCTATGTTTCTCTCATCTTCCAGCTTCGTCCCTCTCGCCCAAGCGCACCCCTGGCCAAGGCCTCCACGTGACCGTCCAACGGGACTACCCGGCCGCCGCAGCCCTCCCACTGCCGGCCAACATTGACCCCACGGAAACGACGCGCTTTTCACCGCAACGCGCCCGCGACATAAACTCGTCGGCAATGCTGACCCATCCGCACCACCAGATCGACGTCACGGTGGACAGTTCGCCGTACTCCGCCGCCGCGACGGTTGATCCGCACGTACAGTCGTACGATTGCCGTGGGGCCGTGAGCCTAAACTCGGCCATGCAGAGCAACGTGCCGAGTCCGTTCGGTGGAATGCACAAGTTTTCGCACCTGAACATGCCCGGCGGCGGATGGGCCCAGGAGGGAAAGTATCTGGCCCACGACCTCAACTCGTCGCACTACATCAACCTGCGCAAGGAGGTCCGCTCGGAGTGGTCCAGCTACGAGGACAAACCCAGAGCAGGTACATCGGTGCTGCTGGCACGAATTGACCAAGCTGGCTTGCTCGGGCCTAAAACTAACAGCTCTTCTGATTCTAATGGTACCGTGAGAAAATTCTCCACCGAAGCTAAACAATCGACTGAGGGGGAACAGGGTAAGGGAACGGGACAGGAACAGGTTGGTACGGTTTCGCGCAAGGATCGCCTCAAGAAGGCGGTCAAGGAGTACGGTTCGACCGTGATTGTGTTCCACGTTGGGATCAGCTTGGCGTCGTTGGGCGCGTGCTATCTGCTGGTTTCCAGGTCGGTTCctggaagggtcattttttcgtttctttcttttcaggatttttaaagtgtttttttttgtgttttaataatttaaaataagttttaaaaagttgttccgATTTCTTGCTTTGGTGTTTGTGGAACTTTGTCTTCAAACGGATTCAGTTACTATTCCTATATTTTACACTATAtattctttaatatttttatcaattctTCTTAAATTAGCAACCGCattttaatcttatttttttagatttttctataTCCTCGTAAGCTTATAGTTCCTAATTCATACTTTTCCGAAGACTTCAACCACTCTGAAGAATTTTACAGAATGTTTCTCTAacttgtttcatatgtttataggcaGTCATGCAATTTGAGCGGAACCCGTTCTGCGTTCGTTCTCTTTCTTCAAAACGAACTGAACCCACCGCGCAGGAGCCATTGCTTTTCGTTCCTAAAACAGAACGTCACTTTTTCGTGTCGTTCTCTTCAAAGTTTGGAACGCGTTCTGTGAACCGCCTGTAGCCAAAGGCTCTCTATGGCAACTGTTAAACTTAAATAAACATTCAGTAAAATGATTTGTACAGAGCTTAGTTAGCTCGGTGGTAACATGCATGAACAGTATTCGAAGGAAGTGAGTTCGAATctcagttttttaaatatttttttttttgtgtggttggGTACCAACTTTATGACGACAActgaaattacattttatacCAATCAAGGGACACTTCAGCTGGGAGGCTAGGGAGACTAAATGAAACGGTTAATGGCTCgtacgcagatcggaaggaaagggtcaagaaacagctttacgaacagcagaacaaaggagagggagcgatttcttggggcttttcttcaccctctctggcttgctttagctgccgctgctgcccatttgatttttttcttgaccggttccttcccagggttgttacggacggcgcggatcgcgcggatggcgcgtttcgcgcggatctggcgcggatttgctggctaattttgctcaggcgcgtatttcgcgcggatggcaattttgataaataaattaattgagggagatagaattactttcaagttataagaaaaatattatcaggaattacgataatttgttttttcctttgagtgcaagaatttcatattttttattaattgaattttcttctgaaaatgtttgtttctattttcttagtacgaaacgtcgaaaaatgaagatgaagattatgtagaaattattttttatatgtttcttgtcatttcttaacatctccggctctgaatatttaatttcttttgagttttgagtaatgatttttaatcttatttattcttaattttatactggatttattcaatttttaattttgtaaatcaaaatattacaaactattcttggcgaaaataaaatGATCAGAACATTCAATATTCAAAgctcagaaattcaaaaattaaaaaaataattgttttaatagtttttattataacaaaaaaaaaaaaacaaaatacatattaattttctttcgaaatttctaaaatcgtaatttaaaaaatctgaaatttcgaaattcaatattttagcaatctgaaatttgaaataccaaaaatttgggtaatcgaaaatttgaagattaaaaaaaatcaaaattaaaaagtcaaaatttaaaaaataaaaaatatcaatttcaaaacaataaaaaaaattaaaatatgaaataattttagtattcttaagcttataaattcttaaattcttaaattcttaaattcttaaattcttaaattcttaaattcttaaattcttaaattcttaaattcttaaattcttaaattcgtaaatttttttagaaatgtttttatttttaaattcttagttcttaaattcttaaattcttgaattccacaatttttgaagttcTATTTTGtgtaagagattttgaaattatgagaagacattattttagaTATCGGAAATCAAATTTCTTTTGGAGTGAATTTTTAGCGAGAattttggattacaaactgtataaaaattcttaaattttgaatagttagactttcaaaatttcaagttttatcatattttaatttaattttgaggttatatttttgaagtgaaattttcaggttttaaaattatgtattttctattttgaagatttttttttcatgacccttgccttgaccgtctcttgaggaatttttttgaaatggatttattgctttcattcttttggagcctttaaacataaaacgagtttttgtaatcaaatactttctgttttagtttttcttcattaaaaaaaaaaaatcttaaatgttggtcgcgatatATTTTTACATGGCGTGGATTTCGCGCGGTTTTGgattttaggtcggcgcggatttggcgcggattttttttcgactctcccgtaacaaccctgcgcttaaaaagcaaaaagcacccCAACTAAAATGGAGACGAAACATTATTGCCACCgtgattcgcaattcgcaatttcgcaattttcagtgtaagaacgggccttgaccgatcttatgcactaggttcccgacgaacacgcactgcccttacacctacatctcacccttgctctgagtcagtacgagcagcacgctagaacacgctttgggtgttcgtgccaggcatgcacacacgcagaaaaataaggcatattttaatcaacaaaaagttttgttgatttgaaaatcatgatttttgttgaatcaaccctaaacgtcaaagcagctttttcaaaacaacaaaagacttttgtggaattgagaaaatcaaggtttgtttcaacgcaaaatcggcgttgattatattcaacaaaaattttgttgattcaaacctcgtacaggctgattctacaaaacatttttctgcgtgcaccttcttttccggttacgcattttaactcggccgggggtggtacattacgtagggtttgatgtaagtataagcgcctaaccatttatagtgtgcctatcaacttttattaaagcaaaaactgttatatttttagcttgaattcaaaactaattgttatttactgtgtattgttttctcctgaaatctttcctagtgttgattAAATAGAGGTAAACAAACAAgctaaatagaggtaacaaacaagcttagtttgtattgagggcaatttacatgGAAGATGAGAAAtcattcaaatagataaataaagaaaaggcacatgataaacaaaatttacatcgctgccaaattaagagaaagcagacagtttgttacagcagcatcaatttttaaaatagagtggaaaagcgttgagaaataagagaatcaaataagtaaaatcgaaatcaaatggaggatagtaaacagaagccgttttagaaaatcagtgaaacaaaataaacaaaaaatagctgttagctgaaatggaaagaagagaaaccccgttctgcgatgcccaggtacatccacagcagttgactcaacatactgcgaatcaaaacaataccgtctacaatcacaaattcctTCCCTtccccacattgacgcgcccctttcttctagccgtctctactctgaccctcgctggtcaaaggtttacgagtcgtttccacaggccaccagctaggttacaccttgtcatcatgatgactaaaccaagccaacgtggaggtaagaaaataggacacttgcaaggaactagagccatgctgttttgtccaaacagcactacggatgtagttgggtagatgttcctcgcctaggtgtgtcaaccgacgagtatcatcagtatcatgcacccttggcctgcaaaaaaaaaattattgccaccgtgatctaaaaaaaaaaaaaatcattgctttTCTAGTTCAGGAAAAAAGAGATTCGAACTCACTACTAATGATTTCTAAACCGAATCGAACGGAGAACCCGTTCAAAAGCATGACTGTTTATAggatctattaaaaaaaaaactctagaattgcgATCACGGGCAATaaagcaggtattagactatgtaaaacaaacaaactcgcactttttggcaGTTTGTTtacctgcatttgtttgcagaaagaAAGATTgcaagtttggcaaactgtcaagcaCGAAAAAGTAGTTTGttcgtttgtttgtcatagtctaatacctgcttgAAAGTGCTGAAAATCTCGGACAACAACAGTCGACTACCAACGCGAAAAGAAGCTCAGCTCTGCTCGCAAGCGCCACCAAGTAGTGGCTTTGGGAACTACTCTTACCTTTTTTTAGTTGGCTACATGGCGACATTACCACTGCACcatatgaaatgattgttttatcTCTGTTAGCATGTTAgcctttaggtttttttttctttctaatttatggaataattctCCGAAACAGCCATGAAGTATCGACTCCAGAAAATTAAAGGATTTTTTAATGCGATGGCAACTCTGGTGAAAATAATGAGCACTTAAGCAaacttttcttcaaaaaataggTTAAATAGCCTGTGAACTTTAACGAGAATAACTTTTGGAACAGTTTTTTCTGTGTTCCACAATCAGTCATAAAGTTTGACAATCTGGCAACCAAGTCATGAGATATCGGTACTTAGTTTGAGCTTCTCAATGCTTAATGATGTAGATTTGGTTAGAACTGATGTTCGAAAACAGTATGAGTTTTAAATTGACTACTTTCCgcttaaaacaaaatttcacatcAGCTCGAGAATATCGGAACAACAGCTATGCGTGTCATAATGAATCTgagctttattttaaattcccCCTGCCTCTTTTCTCTAATTTCAGCGGAATAGACGTGGTCGCGCTGCTGGAGCGCTTCGGGTGGGGCGACTCGGCCCTGGCCAGCAAGGCCGGCGCCGGTGCCGGAACGTTCGTGATCGCGTACGCCATCCACAAAGTATTCGCCCCGGTTAGGATAAGCATTACGTTGGGCGCGACGCCGCTGATTGTACGCGCGCTGCGCAAACGTGGCATTCTGAAGCCACCAACGCCAACCAACAAGTAGAGCAgaatgagagtttttttttttcttaggatTAAGCATTTATGAATGATGGCGCACATCCATATTCAGGTTAATAAAGGAGGTGATATCTTGAAATTGAAGTTGAATTGTACTTTACCTGTCTTTTATTCGTCATCGTCGTCCTCTTCTGCCTCATCGACCATCTGTTCAATCTCCAACTCGTAATAGGCCTTCTGCTCAGTCTCCGAAAGTTCCTCTTCCTCATCTTCCTGCAGCATCTCGATCATGTACTCCGTCTCCACCAATCTCTTCCCCGCCTTCTCATGGGTCGTCAAGTGCTTCTTCAGATAATTCACCTGAATGAACCCTCGGCCACAAACCTGGCACACGAACGGCCTCTCGCCGGTGTGAATCCGCACGTGGATCGTCAGCTGCCGTTTGCGCACGAACGCAGCCGGACACTGCTCGCACCGGTGCGGCCGTTCCTTCGTGTGGGTGGCCATCTCGTGGCGCTGCCGGTCCGTCGTGTGCGAGTACCGATTCTCGCAGAACCGACACTGGAAGGGCTTTTCGCCGGTGTGGCTACGAATGTGCAGCGTGAGACTCTGCTTGGTTTTGAAGCTGGTCTCGCAGTGCGGACAGTCCCAGATGCTGACCTCCCGGTGACAGCGCTTGTGGACCTGGTAGAAAATTAGGTGTCAGTGAGATTACGTTTGAAAGCATCCTTATCCCGAACCCACCTTCAAGTTCCCCTTCCGCCGAAACTTCTTCCCGCACTCGTCGCACTCCCACGCGCGCTCCTCCTCGTGGCAAACGCGGTGCACGCGCAGCGCCCCCTCGTCCGGACACCTCCGATCGCACACATCACACTGCCATTCCCACCGCTCGGCGGCGTGACTCTTCGCGTGCTGGATCAGCCCGGACGCCGTCTGGAACGCCGCCCCACACTCGCCGCACACGTTCGGTCGTGAGTCGGCGCGGCGATTCTTCGGAAACTGGTGGACGTGCAGGGCGCGCTCCGTCCGGAAGCTCTTGTGGCACACGTAGCAGATGGGGCCGTCCAGTTCGCGCTCTTCGGCGTTTTCGCGCCGTTTTGCGGCGTGGTCGGACTCCACGTGCGAGAGCAGCTCGGTTGGGGAGGTGAAGGAGGCCGGACAGCGCACGAAGCAGCACAGATGTTGCTGGGGTTTGACTTTTTGAGTTTGGTGCTTGGAGGTCGATTCTTTTTTGGGGATTTGCTCGTGGACGCCACTGGCGAGATGCTGGAGAAGACGCTGTTTGATCTCGGACTGGACGTCGCACTGGGTGCACTTGAAGACGCTGCTTTGGAGGGCGGCATTGGTGTGGAATTTGAGCGTTTGTGGGGTTGGGAAGTGTTGAAAGCAGATGTCGCACTCGTAAGGGGTCTGCATGGAGTTGGCGATGACCCGCTGGAAGCCGTGCGTTTCTTCCGAGTGATCTTCAAGTTCGTTCCGGTTGGCGCAGGTAAAGTCGCAGCCGCAGCAGCGAACGCCATCGATTTGAAGCACTTCGATGCCGGCTTCAAGGGCGCGGGAGAAATCTTCCATCGGAGGACTAGGCCCAACTCCGGCTTGTTCGCGAGCGGCTTGATGAGCCAGGCTTGATTTGAGATGCTGGTCGAAACGAAATTTAACGTCAATTACAATCTTGCAAAACTTGCAGTAGTAGAGCTCCTTCAAATTTCTTGCCGTGGTGTGTCGGTTGTAAGTTTGAATCTGGTCAAACTTTTCAAAGCACAAACCACACTCGCAGAGAGAATTTTCCGGTGACCGGATATGCACTTCGTTGCAATGTTCCTGCAATTCCTGATAGGTTTGGAAGATCCGCTCACAGCCACAGCACCGTTCTCCTCCAATGTGAATCAACTGATACTCTTGAGTTTCTTCAATTGCTAGGATAAAGTCCTGCTCAGGATATTTCAACTCTCTGGTCGCTTTCTTCTTCCCAGAAGATCGCCTCCGATCGAGACTGATCTTGAGCGGTTCCTCCTGAGGATTCCTGTGAGCTTTACTCAGCTTCAGATGCTGCTCCAAACGGTACCGAATGTCGAACAGGACGTCGCAAACCGTACAATAATACACTTCATTCGATTGGAAGTTCTTCGCGTGATTCAACAGTTTCAGTTTGTTCTCAAACTCCTTATGACACGTTGGACATTCGAAAATCAACCGGTCTGC
Protein-coding sequences here:
- the LOC6053853 gene encoding uncharacterized protein LOC6053853; its protein translation is MAQQVQLVFKTALKATQGGAPTIGRSMSTGPLGTIDASSLSPKRTPGQGLHVTVQRDYPAAAALPLPANIDPTETTRFSPQRARDINSSAMLTHPHHQIDVTVDSSPYSAAATVDPHVQSYDCRGAVSLNSAMQSNVPSPFGGMHKFSHLNMPGGGWAQEGKYLAHDLNSSHYINLRKEVRSEWSSYEDKPRAGTSVLLARIDQAGLLGPKTNSSSDSNGTVRKFSTEAKQSTEGEQGKGTGQEQVGTVSRKDRLKKAVKEYGSTVIVFHVGISLASLGACYLLVSSGIDVVALLERFGWGDSALASKAGAGAGTFVIAYAIHKVFAPVRISITLGATPLIVRALRKRGILKPPTPTNK
- the LOC6048090 gene encoding uncharacterized protein LOC6048090 is translated as MDQLCRICMGSFEGDDPEAMTSLYSELASGNEVVANMIIDCGDIVVCHDDQLPEFVCGGCLVRLEDAFALRKLIRASDGALREMAANKTQNLVMEEDAGGEQEVVQKVPTKVVNYPSEDQIESVQEVDCYKIIRLKGIRCCGCNSMFGSQLEVERHSREQHGSAEVKQEADRLIFECPTCHKEFENKLKLLNHAKNFQSNEVYYCTVCDVLFDIRYRLEQHLKLSKAHRNPQEEPLKISLDRRRSSGKKKATRELKYPEQDFILAIEETQEYQLIHIGGERCCGCERIFQTYQELQEHCNEVHIRSPENSLCECGLCFEKFDQIQTYNRHTTARNLKELYYCKFCKIVIDVKFRFDQHLKSSLAHQAAREQAGVGPSPPMEDFSRALEAGIEVLQIDGVRCCGCDFTCANRNELEDHSEETHGFQRVIANSMQTPYECDICFQHFPTPQTLKFHTNAALQSSVFKCTQCDVQSEIKQRLLQHLASGVHEQIPKKESTSKHQTQKVKPQQHLCCFVRCPASFTSPTELLSHVESDHAAKRRENAEERELDGPICYVCHKSFRTERALHVHQFPKNRRADSRPNVCGECGAAFQTASGLIQHAKSHAAERWEWQCDVCDRRCPDEGALRVHRVCHEEERAWECDECGKKFRRKGNLKVHKRCHREVSIWDCPHCETSFKTKQSLTLHIRSHTGEKPFQCRFCENRYSHTTDRQRHEMATHTKERPHRCEQCPAAFVRKRQLTIHVRIHTGERPFVCQVCGRGFIQVNYLKKHLTTHEKAGKRLVETEYMIEMLQEDEEEELSETEQKAYYELEIEQMVDEAEEDDDDENATFAQRAYNQRRRAQRNAYPNRGEYFVDGVRDHERSGTGAGLAGQGRVAPPEALQQRDHVYSAEIREKRCENLCIPPNGLGTLLCMAEFRLTAPRQSYDCTCGSTVAAAEYGELSTVTSIWWCGWVSIADEFMSRARCGEKRVVSVGSMLAGSGRAAAAGNQMPAQGLLQNPLIRPNDPKVHRNIRYDSAVGDNSFTPANDCKRCFPESAMGKPSRYTDRVDTLAMSTRSEEDGTHSDRPVKRDKDAICRVCMSEDPISELISLFQINGTGDEVIANMIIDCCEVMVSDDDNMPQNICADCLDRLNQAYELRKQCKRSDQALRGLAVDEPVEDAPDDASVMELEVEYLDEEDEPEETSPNLKFVESVEDFPSHRVYRLLGEQCCNCFELFQDVDALMAHCDQEHGRGTPGKSHFQCDVCRDPFDSHATLTKHKEVAAGMVLYHCKRCQVDLRSEREFMKHVVTSERDHEDAVETLDVAGKFEEILIVGMRCCGCDEIYDDQVELERHREDAHRSSRVEGSGFECDGCYRRFKISFQLAKHRAEAKAKQWFVCSAESCQFRTVSRKSMIAHMLRDHESSSKKPDSGYACCVLRCFETFQTYEDLEFHADEAHALVRLQHEQDRNAEHNVTCDICHRGFPDERTYSRHRNDKTRKHICKTCGVQYAFRANLIEHERSNCGQVARYKCSQCDKAYKTPGGLKNHRKTHKDQRSFVCELCGRAFLRKGILKDHMNTVHSTVRAFQCSLCPKSFTSRNIYRSHQLTHTKEKPFQCRHCDKRYLKSSDRKMHENQVHLGNRPFRCQYCPATFTRDRERRLHERVHTKAKLYTCDECGEGYNKFSAFKDHRWKQHGLDTMRDLGPAAMAAVQGQDDEEQFEFLSVDPEEEVDDDDE